From the genome of Bradyrhizobium sp. ORS 278:
CTGCGATGAAGCTCGCGCAATCCAGCACTTTCAGGCCGTAAAAAATGCCCTTGTCGTCCATGAGGCGTCGCTCCCGTCGATTGTTTCCGCGCGCTGGAATTTCTTCATCGGCGCGGTTCGACGGCATTTGACCCCAGGTCGGGCGGTCGAGGCAATGGCGCGAAGCGGGTTCTAACTACAAACAAGCGTCAGTATGGCCAGGAGCGGGCACCGCTCCTGTTTGAAATCTTGGTGCCTCGTGTCTCGCTGGCCCGGTGAGCGAAACGATGAACGCCGAAAAGCCGCGAGGCGGAATGGCGCGGAACGGCGTTGGCTACACCTTCAGGTTCTCGGCGGAGCTTCTGCCGCGATTGGCGATCTCCTCGTATTCGATCGTCTGACCCTCGTTGAGGGTCGCGAGCCCGGCCTTCTGAACTGCAGAAATATGGACGAAAATGTCTTTGCCCCCGGCCGCCGGCTGAATGAAGCCGTAGCCCTTGGTCGGGTTGAACCACTTGACCGTACCTTTAGCCATACGTTGCCTCCGCGGGATCAATCCAGTTCGGGCCTTAGGTCCCCGCAAACCATGCGGCCCCGGAAAATGAGAATACTGCGGTTGCGGCAGGCTTGATAGCGTAAACAGCGGGCGCTTTTAATCCGAAGTGATCGATATCGTGGCGGCTTTGCGGCTTTTTGGCCGCTCGTCGCCGCTTGACCGCAACCTGTCTTGGTAGGACAGGACAAGCCTCCGACAGGTTCAACGAAACCTTATGCCGCCTCGCCATCACCGATCGATGTCCGCTCTGCCAGCTCGGCCGCATCCAGGGCCGTCCTGACCCGCATCGGCTCGGCGCGGCCGCGGATCTCGACCTCGTGCTGGGGCAGCATCCCCGCAGCAAGTCCGGCGCGCGCGTAGACCTCGTCGGAAACGATCACCTGGCATCCGAGCATCTTGGTCAGATCCTGCAGCCGCGACGCGACATTGACGGCGTCGCCGAGCGCGGTGAACACCATGTGGTCGCGATAGCCGATCTCGCCGACGATCACCTCGCCGCCGTGGATGCCGATGCCGAAGCCGATCGGGTCCTGCAGGTCGTGGCTGAGCACGGCATTGAGCTCGGCGATGTTCGTTGCGATCGCGTGAGCGGCCCGGACCGCCTGCCTGCAGGCGAGTTGAGGATCGACGGCCAATCCGAACAGCGCCAGCATGCCGTCGCCGACGAACTGATTGGGCTGGCCGCCATGGCTCAGGACGGCCTGAGAGACAGCGCCGAGAAAGCGGTTGACGATGAAGACGACGTCGAACGGCAACCGCTTCTCGGCGAGGCTGGTCGATCCGCGCATGTCGACGAACAGGCTGACGAGATAGCGCTCCTGCCCGATCCCGCTGCGTTGACCGCCGCGCTCGGCAGGCGCCAGGTTCGGCATGAACAGCTGAAAGAAAGACAGATCGTTGGTGGGGCGCAGCTGGCAGGCCAGCCTGATCGAGGGATCGTCGACACCGACCTGCGCCAGCACGAACGCCTCGCGCGGCGAGGGGGCCGGCAATCCGCTGGTATCGCCGATCACCCTGATGCGGCAGGTCGAGCAGCGCGCGCGGCCGCCGCAGGTGCTGGCATGCGGCACGTGATTTCGATGGCTGGCCTCGAGCACCGAAAGCCCCTTCGGCACGCGAATGACACGCCCGTTGTTGTAGGACAGGGTCACCATGCCGCCGCGTCGCTCCTGCAGGGTGCGAACGAAGCGGGCCGCGAGCGCGGTACCGATCAAGCCGAGATAGCCGATCAGGAAGCCGTTCATGATCGTATCGAGCTCGGCCTGCTCCGCAGGAGTGCCCGTCTGTCTCGAAGAGAGGTTCTCTGCGCGCCACTGGGCGGTCGCGCTGGCGCTGATGACGTCACGGCCGCCGCGGTAGAAGCCGAGCAGCGCCAGCGCAGGGATCAGCACCGCGCACGCCAGCAGCCACGGCGCCGCGCGCTGATAAAACGGCTTCAGCCGTAGCCAGAAATGCAGGCCGATGCAGCCATGCGTCCATGACGTCAGCAGCGCTGTCGACATCAGCCAGACACGCCATGAGGGGCCTGCCCAGTAGGAATACAAAACCTGCGGGTAGAGCTTTTCCTGTCCGTACAGCGTCTGGCCCAGCCGGACACCGGCGATGTGGCTGAAGATCAGCGCAGGAATGCTGAGTCCCAGCACCAGCTGCAGCGGCTCCAAGGTGGTGCGGCTGAACTGTCGGCGCTGGTACAGCGCCCATACGCCAAGACCGCCATGCGTGAGAACGGCAGCATAGAACAGCACGGCCACAGGGAGGAACTGCCAGACCGCGAGGTGATAGCCGACGCCGGCGGCGAGCGCGTCCAGCGAGATGTTGCCGAGTGCGTGGTTGAGAAAGTGGCTCAGCAGATAGCTGAAGAGAATGATGCCGCAGATCAGGCGCACCTGCCGCACGCCGATGCCGCGCAGGGTGGTCCGGAGACGATGGGAGGTCGAAAGGGTCATGCGGTCCGTGTGGAAGTGAGCCGCGATGCTAGAGATTTATTCCCGGACAGCCTAGTGTGGCGCGGGACGATGGCACAGCGGCGATGCCGACGGCTCGATATGTTGACTCGCCGGGCGGAGTCAGGGAAAAGCGCCGCGTGACGGCCTTGTTCCCCAATACCGACAGCCCGACTGCGCGCTCGCTGCGTGCCGCGTGGGTGACGGCTGCGGGGATCATCGCCGGTATGACGATCATGAGAATCGTCTATGCTGACGCGCTGGATCTGCGGACTGACGAGGCGTATTACTGGACCTGGTCCAAAGAGCTGCAGCTCTGCTTCCTCGATCATCCGCCGATGATCGCATGGTTCGTCCGGTTCGGGACCGCGCTGTTCGGCGACACCAATCTCGGCGTGCGCTTCGGCGGCATCGTCGCGATGGCCGCGTCGCAACTCCTGCTCGCTGATATCGTTCGCCGCGTCACCCACGACGCCCGCGCCGTGATCCTTGCGGTGCTGCTGCCGGAGGCCGCGCTCTATTACGGTCTGCTGATGGCCAAGGTCGCGCCTGATATCGCCGCGATCCCTTTTGCGCTGGCGATGGTCTGGGCGCTGGTGCGGCTGACAGAGAGTGACGACGGCCGCTGGTGGCTCGCGGCCGGCCTGTTCGGCGGGCTCGCGCTGCTGTCCAAATTCACCGTCGTCATGCTGCTGCCCGCGGTGGCGGCGTTCCTGCTCGTGCCGGCTTGGCGCGGCCGCTGGCTCGCCAGCCCGTATCCCTGGTGCGGGGCACTGATTGCGTTGGCCGTTTTCTCGCCCGTGCTGATCTGGAATGCGCAGCATGACTGGGCCTCGTTCCGGTTCCAGTTCGTCCGTGCGACCGCGCCGCGTGATTTTTCCGTGCGGACGCTCGGTGATTATCTCGGGCTGCAGTTCGGGCAAGTCGGCTTCGTGCTGTTTCCGGTCACGCTCACGGCTCTGACGCTCACGGCCTGGCGCGGCTTTCGCGCACGCGAGCCCGTCGCCATCCTGCTGTCGACTGCGGTGCTGGTGCCGTTTCTGTATTTCCTCTGGAAGTCGCTCACGCTGCGGATCGGTGATACCTGGCCGATGTTCATGTGGCCGATCGGCTTTGCCGCGGTAGCTATCAACATCGTGAAGCTGCAGACGGCGGGCGCGCCGGCCTGGTTCATCCGCTCGTCCGTGCGCTGGGCGCGCATCGCGGTCGGCACCGGGATGGCAATGGTGGTTCTGATTTTCCTGTACTACGTCGCTGCTCCCTGGAATTTCCTCGGCCGCACCGATCCGATCGGGGCCGAGGCGGGCTATCGGCAGGTGGCGGCGCGGGTCGAGCAGGAGCTGGAAAAAACCGGCGCGAGCTGGATCGCGACCTCCGACTATCGCACCTATGCGATGATGCGCTGGTTCTTCAGGGGGCGCGTGCCGGTGGTCCAGATCAACGAGCGCGCCCGCTTCATGGGGTTTCGTGATCCCGGCATCGGCTTGATTGCAGGACATCCGGGCCTCTATGTCGTGCGGGAGCCGGACAGCACCGGCCCCCTGCTGGCGGGCACGACGGCGCGCCGCGAGCGGCTCGACACGGTGGAGCGGAGCTGGCGCGGCGTGGTCACGGACAGCTACGCATTGGACAGGCTGACCGGCTGGACGCCGGAGCTGTCGCCGCCGCCGGACTCGCCTTTCTATCAGTGGCGCTGGCTCGCCGGCGATCTCGACAACAAGCCGCGTGGCTGATCATGTCTCCTCGTTCTCCTGCTTGCGCAGGAGATCCTTGGCAAGATCGGCCAGCGCCGGACGGGGCAGAGCCGCGAACGGCATCGGCCGGGTCACGTCGATCGCCGCAAGTCCAAGCCGCGCGGTCAGCAGGCCATTGAGCACGCCCTCGCCAAGCCGCTGCGACAGCTTGGCGGCAATGCCATGCCCCAGCACCTGCTGGATCAGGCTGTCGCTTGCCGCCATGCCTCCGGTGATGGCGAGATGCGCAATGACGTGGCGCAGCAGGCTGATCATGCCGAGCGCTCCGGGCCGTCCGCCATAGAGCATCGCCAGCTGGCGGATCATCCGAAGGCTCGCGACAAACACGAACAGCACGTCGATCATCGCGCGCGGGCTGACCGCGGTGACCACCGAGACGCGCTGCGCCGCGACCGACACCAGCCGCCGCGCCTCGATGTCGAGCGGCGTCATCAGCTCGCGCTCGGCGAGCTTGATCATGTCGGCGCCATCGATGATGTCGTCGGCATGGCCGGCAAGCTCCGCGCGGGGACGCGCGAGTCTCGGATTGGCATGGGCGATCCGCAACAGCTCGGAGATGACAGCGCGGCTCTCGGCGCGATCATCGGACAGCAGCACGGCAGCAGCGCGCGCATGCAGCTTCTCGATCGTGGCCAGCCGTACCAGCCCATAGGTCTCGCGCCCGATCACGGCCGCGAGCGCGACCGCGGCGGCCGCGGCAAAGCCGGAGCCGACATAGCCGAGCGCCTCGCTGCGCGCGAACAGATCCTCGATCAGACGGGTGACGCCGAGGCCCAGCCCGAGCAGGACGAGGCCGCTGACCGATCCCCAGAACAGTGCCCCCCAGCGGAAGCCGCGCCGCGCCGGCAGCACGACGTCGACGGGCACCGGCAGTTGCGCCGGATCGGCTTCGGGCGTGATCTGGATGGTGCCGCGGCCGGGCCGGCCGGCCTCATCGGCGTCGACCACCACGACGTCGGGATCGTCGAGCCGGAAGGTCTGGGGACGGCGGGGCTTGGCGCGATCGCTCATTGCAGCCGGTCTCCGATCAGGAACTGAAGGGCGCGGTCGAGACGAATATGGGGCAGCGCCGGCTCGCCGCCAGCGTCAGGCGCCAGCAGCGGCGGACGGAAGCGCAGGAAGCGGAAATCGGTGCCGTCGGCGGCGGCGCTCGAGAGGCCGCGATAGGCGTCGCCCTTGAAGAGATCCTCTGCATCGGCCGGCAGCTCGCCGGGAAAGGTCGCGACCTCGGTGTTGCCGTCGAAGATCTCGCCATTGGCGCTTTCGCCGGCTGCGGGGGTGCCGAGCAGCGACGGCAGCTTGTCGCGGCCGCGCGCGACCAGCGCCTCGCGCGTCGCGCGCACGGCTGCCAGCGCAACGACGTCAATCGCAGCGCCGGTGCTCTCGGCGCGGCTCACCGCGCGATTGACGGCGCGGCGCAGCACCGCCTCCAGCCGGTCGTGGCTGGTGTGATGCAGATGATCCGCTTTGGTCGCGGCGAACAGGATGCGATCGATGCGCGGCCGGAACAGGGTGGACAGCACGGAGCTGCGTCCAACGCGAAAACAATCCAGAATGCCCGTCAGCGCGGCCTCGAGATCGTGCAGCGCCTCCGGTCCGGCGTTGAACGCGGCAAGCGCATCGACCAGCACGATCTGGCGGTCGAGCCGGGCGAAATGGTCGCGGAAGAACGGTCTGACCACGATGTCCTTGTAGGACTCGTAGCGGCGCGCCATCATCGCCCACAACGATCCGCTCGGCGCCTGGCCTTCGGGCGGCAGGTCGAGCGGCGCGAAGGTGAGCGCGGGCGAGCCGGCGAGATTGCCGGGCATCAGAAAGCGACCGGGCGGCAGCAGGCTCATGGCGAAGCGATCGTCGCGGCAGGCGCGCAGATAGTCGGTGAACAGACGCGCCGCTTCCAGTGTCGCCGGCTCGTCTTCGCGCCCCGTCGCGGAGAGTGTCGCCAGATGTGCGTGCCACGCGGCGGCCACATGCGCCCGCGGCTCGCTGCGCGACAGCGCCAGGCTCTCGCGCGACCACGCCTCGTAGCTCGTGTTGAGCAGCGGCAGATCGAGCAGCCATTCGCCGGGATAATCGACGATGTCGAGCGTGAGCGTCCGCTCCGCGCCATTGCCGCGCTGGAATTCGATCACCAGCCGCAGTTCGCTGATGTCGACCGTCGAGCTCGGCCAGCGCCGCTCGGCGACCAGCGCGCGCAGGTGGCTCTCATAGGCAAAGCGCGGCACGCCGTCGTCCGGTTGCGGCGCGAGATAGGCGCGTGCGATGCGGCCGGAGGCCAGTGCCTCGAACACCGGTAGGCGTCCACCACGTACGAGCCCATGGATCAGCGCGGTGATGAACACGGTCTTGCCGGCCCGTGACAACCCGGTGACGCCCAGGCGAATCGTGGGATTCAAAAAGCTCTCGCCATAATCGAGCAGCGCGCGGGCCGAGAGCCGTGCTTCCTCGACGAGTTCGGAAAAGGTCACCATGAGAGGGAAGAGATTCGCCAATTGAAAAGGTCGTGAGCGATTTTTGACAGGTGGCGATGCAAAACGCCGGATTCAAGCTCACATTTGCCGCCCGTTCCAGGTAGAACCACGGCTTGAACGGAACGTTGACCACTGGAAACCATAATCGTCCTTCCAAGATCGTCTCCGGCAAACCAGCGCCAGGTTCCTCGATGAGCGTCTTTCAACTGAAGCAGTTCGCCTCCACCTCCGTCCACGCCGCCACGGGGGCGATGCGTTGGAATTACGACAAGGTCGAGATGATCGCCGACGGCGTCGTCCACATCGTGGGCATCGCCGCGGGGCTCGTCGCCACCACGGTCCTGGTGGTGCTGACCTCGATCTATGCAAGCCCCATCGACATCGTCGTGGTGTCGATCTACGTCGCAGGTCTCTTGTCGATGCTGATCCTGTCGGCGACCTACAATCTCTGGCCGGTGTCGCCGACCAAATGGGTGCTGCGCCGGTTCGATCATTCGGCGATCTATGTGCTGATCGCGGCCACCTATACGCCGTTCATCGCCGCGCTGAAGGACACCGTGTTCTCCGTGGCGCTGCTGCTCGGCGTCTGGGGCGTGGCGATTTTCGGCATCGTGCTGAAGCTGCGCTGGCCGGGCCGGTTCGATGCGTTGTCGATCGGGCTGTATCTGGCGCTCGGATGGAGCGGCATCATGATGTACGACCGGGTGATCGCGGTCATGCCGACCTCGGTGCTCGCCTGCGTGCTGACCGGCGGCATTCTCTACAGCCTCGGCGTGATCTTCCATTCGTGGCGGCGCTTGCGCTTCCAGAACGCGATCTGGCATGGTTTCGTGTTGCTGGGCGCCAGTTTCCATTATACGGCGGTGCTCGATCTCGTCCTGACATAGATCATTCCAGGACAAATTCCGTGCGGAGGGCTTTGCATGCAGGTGACCGGCAAGATTG
Proteins encoded in this window:
- a CDS encoding adenylate/guanylate cyclase domain-containing protein, which gives rise to MTLSTSHRLRTTLRGIGVRQVRLICGIILFSYLLSHFLNHALGNISLDALAAGVGYHLAVWQFLPVAVLFYAAVLTHGGLGVWALYQRRQFSRTTLEPLQLVLGLSIPALIFSHIAGVRLGQTLYGQEKLYPQVLYSYWAGPSWRVWLMSTALLTSWTHGCIGLHFWLRLKPFYQRAAPWLLACAVLIPALALLGFYRGGRDVISASATAQWRAENLSSRQTGTPAEQAELDTIMNGFLIGYLGLIGTALAARFVRTLQERRGGMVTLSYNNGRVIRVPKGLSVLEASHRNHVPHASTCGGRARCSTCRIRVIGDTSGLPAPSPREAFVLAQVGVDDPSIRLACQLRPTNDLSFFQLFMPNLAPAERGGQRSGIGQERYLVSLFVDMRGSTSLAEKRLPFDVVFIVNRFLGAVSQAVLSHGGQPNQFVGDGMLALFGLAVDPQLACRQAVRAAHAIATNIAELNAVLSHDLQDPIGFGIGIHGGEVIVGEIGYRDHMVFTALGDAVNVASRLQDLTKMLGCQVIVSDEVYARAGLAAGMLPQHEVEIRGRAEPMRVRTALDAAELAERTSIGDGEAA
- a CDS encoding YcjF family protein, whose amino-acid sequence is MSDRAKPRRPQTFRLDDPDVVVVDADEAGRPGRGTIQITPEADPAQLPVPVDVVLPARRGFRWGALFWGSVSGLVLLGLGLGVTRLIEDLFARSEALGYVGSGFAAAAAVALAAVIGRETYGLVRLATIEKLHARAAAVLLSDDRAESRAVISELLRIAHANPRLARPRAELAGHADDIIDGADMIKLAERELMTPLDIEARRLVSVAAQRVSVVTAVSPRAMIDVLFVFVASLRMIRQLAMLYGGRPGALGMISLLRHVIAHLAITGGMAASDSLIQQVLGHGIAAKLSQRLGEGVLNGLLTARLGLAAIDVTRPMPFAALPRPALADLAKDLLRKQENEET
- a CDS encoding hemolysin III family protein, coding for MSVFQLKQFASTSVHAATGAMRWNYDKVEMIADGVVHIVGIAAGLVATTVLVVLTSIYASPIDIVVVSIYVAGLLSMLILSATYNLWPVSPTKWVLRRFDHSAIYVLIAATYTPFIAALKDTVFSVALLLGVWGVAIFGIVLKLRWPGRFDALSIGLYLALGWSGIMMYDRVIAVMPTSVLACVLTGGILYSLGVIFHSWRRLRFQNAIWHGFVLLGASFHYTAVLDLVLT
- a CDS encoding YcjX family protein, producing the protein MVTFSELVEEARLSARALLDYGESFLNPTIRLGVTGLSRAGKTVFITALIHGLVRGGRLPVFEALASGRIARAYLAPQPDDGVPRFAYESHLRALVAERRWPSSTVDISELRLVIEFQRGNGAERTLTLDIVDYPGEWLLDLPLLNTSYEAWSRESLALSRSEPRAHVAAAWHAHLATLSATGREDEPATLEAARLFTDYLRACRDDRFAMSLLPPGRFLMPGNLAGSPALTFAPLDLPPEGQAPSGSLWAMMARRYESYKDIVVRPFFRDHFARLDRQIVLVDALAAFNAGPEALHDLEAALTGILDCFRVGRSSVLSTLFRPRIDRILFAATKADHLHHTSHDRLEAVLRRAVNRAVSRAESTGAAIDVVALAAVRATREALVARGRDKLPSLLGTPAAGESANGEIFDGNTEVATFPGELPADAEDLFKGDAYRGLSSAAADGTDFRFLRFRPPLLAPDAGGEPALPHIRLDRALQFLIGDRLQ
- a CDS encoding cold-shock protein, giving the protein MAKGTVKWFNPTKGYGFIQPAAGGKDIFVHISAVQKAGLATLNEGQTIEYEEIANRGRSSAENLKV
- a CDS encoding glycosyltransferase family 39 protein, whose product is MTIMRIVYADALDLRTDEAYYWTWSKELQLCFLDHPPMIAWFVRFGTALFGDTNLGVRFGGIVAMAASQLLLADIVRRVTHDARAVILAVLLPEAALYYGLLMAKVAPDIAAIPFALAMVWALVRLTESDDGRWWLAAGLFGGLALLSKFTVVMLLPAVAAFLLVPAWRGRWLASPYPWCGALIALAVFSPVLIWNAQHDWASFRFQFVRATAPRDFSVRTLGDYLGLQFGQVGFVLFPVTLTALTLTAWRGFRAREPVAILLSTAVLVPFLYFLWKSLTLRIGDTWPMFMWPIGFAAVAINIVKLQTAGAPAWFIRSSVRWARIAVGTGMAMVVLIFLYYVAAPWNFLGRTDPIGAEAGYRQVAARVEQELEKTGASWIATSDYRTYAMMRWFFRGRVPVVQINERARFMGFRDPGIGLIAGHPGLYVVREPDSTGPLLAGTTARRERLDTVERSWRGVVTDSYALDRLTGWTPELSPPPDSPFYQWRWLAGDLDNKPRG